A genomic stretch from Streptosporangium album includes:
- a CDS encoding tetratricopeptide repeat protein: MARKLGAASTRGAEKERSIITPTSFAESLRQYRHAARLTLEQLAEASGVSARTLSDMERGRSTGPQHRTVTALAQALSLGEDDRKQFIDLARDGRLRDHWTRPTGLCELPRSVDDFTGRATELAWTDDFVRAGDAPGAAGVALITGAAGLGKTTFAVRAAHVLRPSFPDGVLFVDLFGMSPRPLTVDDALMHLLRALGTADRLMPHDLLERASLYRSLLRQRRVLVVLDNAGSEEQIRPILPGGGPSRALVTSRRLLAGLEGVHRLSLGPLPPVEAAELLTGIVAKRGSSDGGAAISELAQFCSGLPLALRIVGNRLVSRPAWPAAEFADRLADKERRLDQLRAGDLKVATAFGMSYEQLAVLARRVFRRLSLVPGRDFDADLADLSSPEEAGHWLRVNVDNWLGALRTAASGGRHSAVLDCAESMYWFSDRWMHAPHWHEVFTLGAEAAAALGDPARQATQLNSLAWVHLVPRDDPETTLRYTAQAMDLATRSGATAQIAWAHHNTGGALRRLGRLDEATASETQAAEMFKANGDIDAYCQCLGALGTCLRDAGHYAEALEQYLDLWALLNDDRSGMTPSIAAFTRPIALARVGECLGLLGHRTEAIIKLTEAISLMEQAQLPVPQARSLETLAALLADEGRTGESRQAYARAAEVFEAIGDTEAAGRCRDLATAPH; encoded by the coding sequence TTGGCCCGTAAGCTCGGAGCTGCCTCCACCAGGGGCGCGGAGAAGGAGCGGTCCATCATCACCCCAACCAGCTTCGCGGAATCGCTGCGTCAGTATCGGCACGCGGCACGTCTCACGCTGGAACAGCTCGCCGAAGCATCCGGGGTCAGTGCCCGGACCTTGTCGGACATGGAGCGCGGACGCAGCACAGGACCTCAGCACCGGACCGTCACCGCTTTGGCGCAGGCGCTCTCGCTTGGGGAGGACGACCGTAAGCAGTTCATCGACCTGGCCAGAGACGGTCGGCTGCGGGATCACTGGACGCGTCCGACCGGTCTGTGTGAGCTGCCGCGATCGGTTGACGACTTCACCGGCCGTGCCACCGAGCTGGCCTGGACCGACGACTTCGTGCGCGCCGGCGATGCGCCGGGTGCCGCCGGCGTCGCGCTCATCACCGGCGCGGCGGGTCTGGGCAAGACCACGTTCGCCGTGCGCGCCGCCCATGTCCTGCGGCCGAGCTTCCCGGACGGGGTGCTCTTCGTCGACCTGTTCGGCATGTCCCCCCGGCCCCTCACCGTCGATGACGCCCTGATGCACCTGCTGCGCGCGCTCGGCACCGCAGATCGGCTGATGCCCCACGACCTGCTGGAGCGCGCGTCGTTATACCGGTCGCTGTTACGGCAGCGGCGGGTCCTGGTCGTGCTCGACAACGCCGGGTCGGAAGAGCAGATACGCCCGATCCTCCCCGGTGGCGGCCCCAGCAGAGCACTCGTGACCAGCCGGCGGCTGCTGGCCGGTCTGGAGGGGGTGCACAGGCTGAGTCTCGGCCCGCTGCCGCCGGTGGAAGCGGCTGAGCTGCTGACCGGGATTGTGGCGAAGCGTGGTTCCTCGGACGGCGGAGCGGCGATCAGCGAGCTTGCCCAGTTCTGTAGCGGTCTACCCCTAGCCTTGCGGATCGTCGGGAATCGGCTGGTTAGCCGGCCTGCCTGGCCAGCCGCCGAATTCGCCGACCGGCTGGCGGACAAGGAGCGGCGCCTCGATCAGCTCAGAGCCGGCGACCTCAAGGTCGCGACCGCGTTTGGGATGTCCTATGAGCAGCTCGCGGTGCTCGCGCGGCGGGTCTTCCGCAGGCTTTCCCTCGTGCCCGGCCGGGACTTCGACGCCGACCTCGCCGACCTGTCCTCCCCGGAGGAGGCCGGCCACTGGCTGCGCGTGAATGTGGACAACTGGCTGGGTGCGTTGCGGACGGCAGCGAGCGGCGGCCGGCACTCCGCCGTCCTCGACTGCGCCGAGTCGATGTACTGGTTCTCCGACCGGTGGATGCACGCGCCGCACTGGCACGAGGTCTTCACCCTCGGTGCCGAGGCCGCCGCTGCCCTGGGCGATCCGGCCCGGCAGGCCACGCAGCTGAACTCGCTGGCCTGGGTCCATCTGGTGCCGCGAGACGACCCGGAGACCACACTGCGGTACACAGCCCAGGCGATGGACCTCGCCACCCGCAGTGGCGCCACGGCGCAGATTGCCTGGGCCCACCACAACACGGGAGGCGCGCTTCGAAGGCTCGGACGGCTCGATGAGGCCACTGCGTCGGAAACCCAGGCCGCGGAGATGTTCAAGGCCAACGGCGACATCGATGCGTACTGCCAGTGTCTCGGCGCCCTCGGCACCTGCCTTCGCGACGCCGGACACTACGCCGAGGCACTGGAGCAGTACCTCGACTTGTGGGCCCTGCTGAACGACGACCGGTCGGGGATGACGCCGAGCATCGCGGCGTTCACCCGCCCGATCGCGCTTGCTCGCGTCGGCGAATGTCTGGGATTGCTCGGCCACCGGACCGAAGCGATCATCAAGCTCACCGAGGCGATCAGCCTCATGGAGCAGGCTCAGTTGCCCGTCCCGCAGGCCCGCTCCCTGGAGACACTGGCGGCCTTGCTAGCCGACGAGGGCCGGACCGGCGAAAGCCGCCAAGCCTACGCACGTGCGGCCGAGGTGTTCGAGGCGATCGGCGACACGGAGGCGGCCGGCCGCTGCCGCGACCTGGCGACCGCTCCGCACTGA
- a CDS encoding alpha/beta fold hydrolase, whose product MTTIRNIVLVHGGFVDGSGWQGIYDDLAKDGFHVRIVQNPTLSLEGDVAATRQVLDALDGPAVLVGHSYGGAVISEAGTHPNVAALAYIAAFAPDKGESVSTLIADPPPGAPVPPILPPRDGFLFLDRDRFHGAFAADLPARLAAFMADAQVPWGVDALGGAVTEPAWRHKPSWYLVATEDHMIPPPAQRAMAERAGAFVVEAVGSHAVYVSQPATVANLIRQAAA is encoded by the coding sequence ATGACGACCATCCGGAACATCGTGCTGGTGCACGGCGGCTTCGTGGACGGGTCCGGCTGGCAGGGCATCTACGACGACCTGGCCAAGGACGGCTTCCACGTCCGGATCGTGCAGAACCCGACGCTGTCGCTGGAGGGTGACGTCGCCGCGACCCGCCAGGTCCTGGATGCGCTCGACGGCCCGGCCGTCCTCGTCGGCCACTCCTACGGCGGGGCCGTCATCAGTGAGGCCGGCACCCACCCCAACGTGGCCGCGCTCGCGTACATCGCCGCGTTCGCCCCCGACAAGGGCGAGTCGGTCAGCACGCTCATCGCCGACCCGCCGCCCGGGGCGCCGGTACCGCCGATCCTGCCCCCGCGCGACGGCTTCCTGTTCCTCGACCGTGACAGGTTCCACGGCGCGTTCGCCGCCGACCTGCCCGCGCGGCTGGCCGCGTTCATGGCCGACGCGCAGGTCCCCTGGGGCGTGGACGCCCTCGGCGGGGCGGTCACCGAGCCGGCCTGGCGGCACAAGCCCAGCTGGTACCTCGTGGCCACCGAGGATCACATGATCCCGCCGCCCGCCCAGCGCGCCATGGCCGAACGCGCCGGAGCGTTCGTCGTCGAAGCCGTCGGCAGCCACGCCGTCTACGTCTCCCAGCCCGCCACGGTCGCCAACCTCATCCGCCAGGCCGCAGCCTGA
- a CDS encoding helix-turn-helix transcriptional regulator, which yields MSIVLVAMPALIGRDSELRDLLTLLDGAKDGGGALVLSGAAGVGKSALLEAAMAEATARGARVLTVTGVSAEGQVPYEGLRRLLAGTGLVPGDLDGGPLRAAMSVLHRLSALAGDSPVILAVEDAHWLDEPSWEALAFVGRRLRSDAVIFLTTLRDDADAQARLAASGLPALTVPPLTDQAAAELLARVAPDLGIALRARVLAEAAGNPLALMEFAAMASRHDQEMLASSRLPLTERLERAFAQALAALPADTRTLALVAALNEDDAIEENTRAASLLAGTPIGASALAPATRAGLVVTDAARVRFRHPLIRSAIVQAAGADLLREAHAALAAALPDDDDRRIWHRAAAAASYDDNVAAGLAAAALRAEGRGASGRALEAQERAAYLTADPALRGARLVDAAIMAFGLGDRAALERLVGRAEDADLAPIDRSRLTYFRDLALHFVWTGVDRLSDLGEFLDEMRARDGSAFALRWLAGVSMRWYFSNPTRESRAPVLAAIERLAVPQDDPQVVSSLAMITPVERGRQILVQLDALSRASWVSPHNLQLLGGAANAVGAFPLGARLYAEASAGMRARGPFGSLAHSLVGQATSAARLGDTRLGSIAAAEARALASETRQPQWVLTVDAASAEIHALRGATDVARDLAGQVERAFLSAGAYPMLSLVQLARGAAGLADGTFDAAWDALRPIFNPSEVSYHQYVRLWALPHLAEAALLSGRQAELRGVADELAPLIEESGSPVGQVALAYVRAVTAPDESAEELFTQALRDDLVGWPFERARLRYAWGAWLRRQRRAAEARAPLRAAAEAFDALGAVPWSERALRELRASGERIRRKHDTRDRLTAQELQIAQLVADGLTNRDIGQRLFVSPRTVSTHLSRIFPKLGITTRGELSRLMTAREGDYII from the coding sequence GTGAGCATCGTTCTCGTGGCAATGCCCGCCCTCATAGGACGAGACTCCGAACTGCGCGACCTGTTGACGCTGCTGGATGGCGCGAAGGACGGTGGCGGCGCGCTCGTGTTGAGCGGCGCGGCGGGCGTCGGCAAGTCAGCGTTGCTCGAGGCCGCCATGGCCGAGGCCACGGCCAGGGGCGCGCGCGTGCTGACCGTGACCGGCGTATCCGCCGAAGGCCAGGTCCCCTACGAGGGTCTGCGCAGGCTGCTCGCGGGAACCGGGCTCGTGCCCGGCGACCTCGACGGCGGGCCACTGCGCGCCGCGATGTCCGTGCTGCATCGGTTGTCCGCGCTGGCGGGAGACTCGCCTGTGATACTCGCCGTCGAGGACGCGCACTGGCTGGACGAGCCGAGCTGGGAGGCGCTCGCGTTCGTCGGCCGCCGGTTGCGCTCGGACGCTGTCATATTCCTGACGACCCTGCGCGACGACGCCGACGCGCAGGCCAGGCTCGCCGCGTCGGGCCTGCCCGCGCTGACGGTGCCGCCGCTGACCGATCAAGCGGCGGCGGAACTGCTGGCGCGGGTCGCGCCAGACCTGGGCATCGCGCTGCGCGCCCGCGTGCTGGCGGAGGCGGCGGGCAACCCGCTCGCACTGATGGAGTTCGCCGCGATGGCGTCCCGGCACGACCAGGAGATGCTCGCGTCGAGCAGGCTGCCTCTGACTGAGCGGCTGGAGCGCGCGTTCGCCCAGGCGCTTGCCGCGCTACCCGCCGACACCAGAACCCTGGCGCTCGTCGCCGCCCTCAACGAGGACGACGCGATCGAGGAGAACACGCGGGCCGCGTCCCTGCTGGCGGGCACGCCGATCGGGGCGTCCGCGCTGGCCCCCGCTACCCGGGCAGGGCTGGTCGTGACCGACGCCGCGCGCGTCAGGTTCCGGCACCCGCTGATCAGGTCGGCGATCGTCCAGGCGGCCGGGGCCGACCTGTTACGCGAGGCACACGCCGCGCTCGCCGCCGCCCTGCCCGATGACGACGACCGCAGGATCTGGCACCGAGCGGCCGCCGCGGCGTCCTATGACGACAACGTCGCCGCCGGGCTCGCCGCCGCCGCGCTGCGCGCCGAAGGCAGGGGCGCGTCGGGGCGTGCGCTGGAAGCTCAGGAGCGCGCCGCCTACCTCACCGCGGACCCGGCCCTCCGGGGTGCGCGGCTGGTCGACGCGGCCATCATGGCCTTCGGCCTCGGCGACCGCGCCGCCCTGGAGCGCCTCGTCGGCCGCGCGGAGGACGCCGATCTCGCTCCGATCGACCGGTCAAGGCTCACCTACTTCCGCGACCTCGCCCTGCATTTCGTGTGGACCGGCGTGGACCGGCTGTCCGATCTCGGCGAGTTCCTCGACGAGATGCGCGCACGTGACGGCTCGGCGTTCGCGCTGCGCTGGCTGGCCGGGGTCAGTATGCGCTGGTACTTTTCCAACCCGACGCGGGAGAGCCGCGCGCCTGTACTCGCCGCGATCGAACGGCTGGCCGTACCCCAGGACGACCCGCAGGTCGTCTCGTCGCTCGCGATGATCACCCCCGTCGAGCGTGGCAGGCAGATACTCGTCCAGCTCGATGCGCTGAGCAGGGCGAGCTGGGTCAGCCCGCACAACCTGCAACTGCTGGGCGGGGCGGCGAACGCGGTCGGGGCGTTCCCGCTGGGCGCCCGGCTGTACGCGGAGGCGAGCGCGGGGATGCGGGCGCGGGGGCCGTTCGGGTCGCTCGCGCATTCGCTCGTCGGGCAGGCGACGTCAGCGGCACGGCTCGGCGACACCCGGCTCGGGAGCATCGCCGCCGCCGAGGCCAGGGCGCTGGCCTCGGAGACCAGGCAGCCGCAGTGGGTGCTCACCGTGGACGCCGCATCGGCCGAGATCCACGCGTTGCGCGGCGCGACGGACGTCGCGCGCGATCTCGCCGGGCAGGTAGAACGGGCGTTCCTGTCGGCGGGCGCGTACCCGATGCTGTCCCTGGTGCAGCTCGCGCGGGGGGCCGCCGGGCTGGCGGACGGGACCTTCGACGCGGCCTGGGACGCGCTGCGCCCGATCTTCAACCCGAGCGAGGTCAGCTACCACCAGTACGTGCGGCTGTGGGCGCTGCCGCATCTGGCGGAGGCGGCGCTACTCAGCGGACGGCAAGCGGAGCTGCGCGGGGTCGCCGACGAGTTGGCCCCGCTGATCGAGGAGAGCGGGTCACCGGTCGGGCAGGTCGCCCTCGCCTACGTCAGAGCCGTCACCGCGCCCGACGAGAGCGCCGAGGAGCTGTTCACGCAGGCGCTCCGTGACGACCTGGTCGGCTGGCCGTTCGAACGGGCGCGACTGCGGTACGCGTGGGGCGCGTGGCTGCGCCGCCAGCGTCGCGCCGCCGAGGCCAGGGCGCCGCTGCGCGCGGCGGCCGAGGCGTTCGACGCCCTCGGTGCGGTGCCCTGGTCGGAGCGTGCGCTGCGCGAGCTGCGCGCGAGCGGCGAGCGAATCCGCCGCAAGCACGACACCCGCGACCGGCTCACCGCCCAAGAGCTCCAGATCGCGCAACTCGTCGCGGACGGCCTGACCAACCGCGACATCGGCCAGCGGCTGTTCGTCTCGCCCCGCACGGTCAGCACGCACCTGTCGCGCATCTTCCCCAAGCTCGGCATCACCACGCGCGGCGAGCTGAGCCGTCTCATGACCGCGCGGGAGGGCGATTACATCATTTGA
- a CDS encoding alpha/beta fold hydrolase: MIRNIVLVHGGFVDGSGWQAVYDLLVADGFRVSVVQNPTLSLDGDVAATRQVLDSLDGPAVLVGHSYGGVVISEAGTHPNVAALAYIAAFAPDKGESVNTLIADPPPGAPVPPILPPVNGFLLLDRDKFATSFAGDLPADQAAFMADSQVPWGVDALGGAVTEPAWRTKPSWYLVATDDRMIPPPAQHAMAQRAGATVAETPGSHSVYLSQPAAAADLIRQAAA; this comes from the coding sequence ATGATCCGCAACATCGTGCTCGTCCACGGCGGCTTCGTCGACGGCTCCGGCTGGCAGGCCGTCTACGACCTGCTCGTCGCCGACGGCTTCCGAGTGTCGGTCGTGCAGAACCCGACGCTGTCGCTCGACGGTGACGTCGCCGCGACCCGCCAGGTCCTGGACTCGCTCGACGGCCCCGCCGTACTCGTGGGCCACTCCTACGGCGGCGTCGTCATCAGCGAGGCCGGCACCCACCCCAACGTCGCGGCACTCGCGTACATCGCCGCGTTCGCCCCCGACAAGGGCGAGTCGGTCAACACGCTCATCGCCGACCCGCCGCCCGGGGCGCCCGTCCCGCCGATCCTGCCCCCGGTGAACGGATTCCTCCTCCTCGACCGGGACAAGTTCGCCACGTCGTTCGCGGGGGACCTGCCCGCCGACCAGGCGGCGTTCATGGCCGACTCGCAGGTCCCCTGGGGCGTGGACGCCCTCGGCGGCGCGGTCACCGAACCCGCGTGGCGCACCAAGCCGTCCTGGTACCTGGTGGCGACCGACGACCGGATGATCCCGCCGCCCGCCCAGCACGCCATGGCACAGCGCGCCGGGGCGACCGTCGCGGAGACGCCGGGCAGCCACTCGGTCTACCTGTCGCAGCCCGCCGCGGCCGCCGACCTCATCCGCCAGGCCGCCGCCTGA
- a CDS encoding alpha/beta fold hydrolase yields the protein MHARSALPRRMVLAVAAGGLAAALLTVPSASAAAAHDEASATAKPTIVLVHGGFADASGWNGVIPRLQEKGYPVVAPANPLRGLPTDAPYIASVLKSIEGPIVLVGHSYGGAVITNAAVGISNVKALVYVAGMVPDEGETLAELFAKYPTSQIPDSIREVPFTNADGSTGIDLYLKPDKFRSTFAADLPASTTRLMQAGQRPFAASSYTDKTKGAAWRTIPSWAVMSTQDKAIPPALQRFFFKRARARITEVATSHVPMISQPSVVTRVIQEAARAVD from the coding sequence ATGCACGCTCGTTCCGCCTTGCCGCGCCGTATGGTGCTCGCCGTCGCTGCCGGCGGCCTGGCCGCCGCGCTCCTCACCGTGCCGTCCGCGTCCGCGGCCGCCGCGCACGATGAGGCCTCCGCTACGGCCAAGCCCACGATCGTCTTGGTGCACGGCGGGTTCGCCGACGCCTCCGGCTGGAACGGCGTGATCCCCAGGCTCCAGGAGAAGGGCTATCCGGTCGTGGCGCCGGCCAACCCGCTGCGCGGCCTGCCGACCGACGCGCCGTACATCGCCAGCGTCCTGAAGTCGATCGAAGGGCCGATCGTGCTGGTCGGTCATTCGTACGGCGGAGCCGTGATCACGAACGCCGCCGTCGGGATCTCCAACGTCAAGGCGCTGGTCTACGTCGCCGGCATGGTGCCCGACGAGGGCGAGACCCTCGCCGAGCTGTTCGCGAAGTACCCCACCAGCCAGATCCCCGACAGCATCCGGGAGGTGCCTTTCACCAACGCGGACGGCAGCACCGGCATCGATCTGTACCTCAAGCCGGACAAGTTCCGCAGCACCTTCGCCGCCGACCTGCCCGCCTCCACCACCCGTCTCATGCAGGCCGGCCAGCGTCCGTTCGCCGCCTCTTCCTACACCGACAAGACCAAGGGCGCCGCCTGGCGCACCATCCCCTCCTGGGCAGTGATGTCCACCCAGGACAAGGCCATCCCGCCCGCGCTCCAGCGCTTCTTCTTCAAGCGCGCCCGCGCTCGCATCACCGAGGTGGCCACCTCGCACGTCCCGATGATCAGCCAGCCGAGCGTGGTGACCCGCGTCATCCAAGAGGCTGCTCGTGCCGTCGACTGA
- a CDS encoding phosphotriesterase family protein, whose product MPSTEWVETVRGRVPVAELKTVLMHEHVFVTTPEIQLNYPHLWQEDERIAEAVSKLTALKQVGVDTIADPTVIGLGRDVARIAKVNALVDINIIVATGIYTYGDVPHFFQYHGPGTLLGGDEQMVSMFVQDLTEGIAGTQVKAAFLKCALEGDLTPGVERVLRAVAETHKRTGAPITVHTNPARRTGLLAQQVLMEEGADLGAVVIGHSGDTADLDYLQELIDNGSYVGMDRFGLDILLPEDKRVATVATLAERGLSERMMLSHDASCHIDWFPPGVREQIAPNWHYTHIHGTVLPALRQAGVTDQQIDVMLIDNPRRYLTAI is encoded by the coding sequence GTGCCGTCGACTGAATGGGTGGAGACCGTGCGCGGACGGGTGCCCGTCGCCGAACTGAAGACGGTCCTGATGCACGAGCACGTGTTCGTGACGACGCCGGAGATCCAGCTCAACTACCCGCACCTGTGGCAGGAGGACGAGCGGATCGCCGAGGCGGTGAGCAAGCTCACGGCGTTGAAGCAGGTCGGTGTGGACACGATCGCCGACCCGACGGTGATCGGCCTGGGCCGCGACGTCGCCCGCATCGCCAAGGTCAACGCCCTGGTCGACATCAACATCATCGTAGCCACCGGGATCTACACCTACGGCGACGTCCCGCACTTCTTCCAGTACCACGGCCCGGGAACGCTGCTCGGCGGTGATGAGCAGATGGTGTCGATGTTCGTCCAGGATCTGACCGAGGGCATCGCCGGAACGCAGGTCAAGGCCGCCTTCCTCAAATGCGCACTGGAAGGGGACCTGACTCCCGGAGTCGAACGCGTACTCCGGGCGGTGGCCGAAACCCACAAACGCACCGGAGCGCCGATCACCGTGCACACCAACCCGGCCAGGCGCACCGGACTGCTGGCGCAGCAGGTCCTGATGGAGGAAGGGGCCGACCTCGGCGCAGTGGTGATCGGGCACAGCGGGGACACCGCAGACCTGGACTACCTGCAGGAACTGATCGACAACGGCTCGTACGTGGGAATGGACCGGTTCGGCCTGGACATCCTGCTGCCCGAGGACAAGCGCGTGGCCACCGTCGCCACGCTCGCCGAGCGGGGGTTGTCCGAGCGGATGATGCTCTCGCACGACGCCTCGTGTCACATCGACTGGTTCCCGCCCGGCGTGCGGGAACAGATCGCACCGAACTGGCACTACACCCACATCCACGGCACCGTTCTCCCCGCACTGCGCCAGGCCGGGGTCACCGACCAGCAGATCGACGTGATGCTGATCGACAACCCGCGCCGCTACCTCACCGCCATCTGA
- a CDS encoding alpha/beta fold hydrolase, with amino-acid sequence MSLASPGAHTVSIQGVLQRYHVAGSGPLCLVHPGGPGLGWEYLRMPDLEQHLTLVYLEPIGTGGFVTQRYALNHPTALAGLILYDTSPLTGEEFWNQALGNLDRLPERHPDQPEAASIPQAFRQILAATDNESCTRGLRAVLPAYFADYWAREAGLASLRAAMRAWVDPMRAGEAPFDHRDRLRDITAPTLVISGEHDFICGPAWGRMLHQGITHSRFVALEGSGHLGHLEEPEAFTSAIVTFTLDAGQAADSRTSTPPPAEPT; translated from the coding sequence GTGAGCCTCGCCTCGCCCGGCGCCCACACTGTGAGCATTCAGGGTGTCCTGCAGCGTTACCACGTCGCGGGCTCAGGCCCGCTCTGCCTCGTCCACCCGGGCGGCCCCGGGCTGGGCTGGGAGTACCTGCGTATGCCGGACCTGGAGCAGCATCTGACACTGGTCTACCTGGAGCCGATCGGCACCGGCGGATTCGTCACCCAGCGCTACGCGCTGAACCACCCCACCGCCCTGGCAGGCCTGATCTTGTACGACACCTCGCCGCTCACGGGAGAGGAGTTCTGGAACCAGGCACTCGGCAACCTCGACCGCCTCCCGGAGCGTCACCCCGACCAGCCCGAGGCCGCCAGCATCCCGCAGGCCTTCCGGCAGATTTTGGCCGCCACCGACAACGAATCCTGCACCCGGGGTCTGCGTGCCGTACTGCCTGCTTACTTCGCCGACTACTGGGCCCGCGAGGCCGGCCTGGCCTCCCTGCGGGCTGCCATGCGTGCGTGGGTCGACCCGATGCGGGCGGGAGAGGCACCTTTCGACCACCGCGACCGGCTCCGCGACATCACCGCACCCACCCTGGTCATCAGCGGAGAGCACGACTTCATCTGCGGGCCCGCGTGGGGGCGGATGCTGCACCAGGGAATCACCCACTCCCGGTTCGTCGCCCTGGAAGGCAGCGGCCATCTGGGGCATCTCGAAGAACCCGAGGCTTTCACCTCCGCGATCGTCACCTTCACCCTCGATGCCGGCCAAGCGGCAGACTCCCGCACGTCGACCCCACCTCCGGCGGAGCCGACGTGA
- a CDS encoding cytochrome P450, producing the protein MSESPTLPLHMRRAGFDPDPELAVLRDEEGVRRVSTPFGVDAWLVTRFADVRAVLSDAERFSNARQGAFRLPGAPEMSEEEIAVMRAGNLLAFDPPEHTRLRRLLTPEFTIRRMRRLEPRIRHIVEEHLDAMEDAGSPADLVSSFALPVPSLVICELLGVPYADREDFQRRTSRLLDVSAPIEDRLAVQKESRAYMRELVSRIQADPGEELLGMLVREHGDDLTTDELTGIGSLLLLAGHETTSNMLGLGTLALLRNPDQLELLRKEPERIDAAVEELLRWLSIVHSGTAKLTTTEVELAGHTIGPGELVMCALPTANRDPALMPDPDAFDITRGAPGHVAFGHGVHHCLGAPLARMEMRIAFPALLQRFPELRAVSPEAHFRSFHVVYGLTTLEVAW; encoded by the coding sequence ATGAGCGAGTCTCCGACCCTGCCGTTGCACATGAGGCGAGCGGGGTTCGATCCCGATCCGGAGCTGGCGGTGCTGCGCGACGAGGAGGGGGTCAGGCGCGTCAGCACGCCGTTCGGCGTCGACGCCTGGCTGGTCACCCGCTTCGCGGACGTGCGCGCGGTGCTGAGTGACGCGGAACGGTTCAGCAACGCCCGGCAGGGCGCCTTCCGCCTGCCGGGCGCGCCGGAGATGAGCGAGGAGGAGATCGCCGTGATGCGCGCGGGCAACCTGCTCGCGTTCGACCCTCCCGAGCACACCCGGCTGCGCCGGCTGCTGACGCCGGAGTTCACCATCCGCCGGATGCGACGGCTGGAACCGCGGATCAGGCACATCGTCGAGGAGCATCTGGACGCCATGGAGGACGCGGGCTCACCGGCCGACCTGGTGTCGTCGTTCGCGCTGCCGGTCCCGTCGCTGGTGATCTGCGAGCTGCTGGGCGTGCCGTACGCCGACAGGGAGGACTTCCAGCGCAGGACCAGCCGGCTGCTCGACGTGTCGGCGCCCATCGAGGATCGCCTGGCCGTGCAGAAGGAGTCGCGCGCGTACATGCGCGAGCTGGTCTCCCGCATCCAGGCCGACCCGGGCGAGGAACTGCTCGGGATGCTGGTGCGCGAACACGGCGACGACCTGACGACGGACGAGCTCACCGGCATCGGCAGCCTGCTCCTGCTGGCCGGGCACGAGACCACCTCCAACATGCTCGGGCTGGGCACACTGGCCCTGCTGCGCAACCCCGACCAGCTGGAGCTGCTCAGGAAGGAGCCCGAGCGCATCGACGCCGCGGTGGAGGAGCTGCTGCGCTGGCTCAGCATCGTCCACTCCGGCACGGCCAAGCTGACCACCACGGAGGTCGAGCTGGCAGGCCATACCATCGGGCCCGGAGAGCTGGTGATGTGCGCGCTGCCCACCGCCAACCGCGACCCCGCGCTCATGCCCGACCCGGACGCGTTCGACATCACGCGGGGCGCCCCCGGTCACGTGGCCTTCGGCCACGGCGTGCACCACTGCCTGGGCGCGCCGCTGGCGCGCATGGAGATGCGGATCGCCTTCCCCGCCCTGCTCCAGCGTTTCCCCGAGCTGCGCGCGGTCTCCCCCGAGGCGCACTTCCGCTCCTTCCACGTCGTGTACGGCCTGACGACCCTGGAGGTGGCGTGGTAG